A portion of the Melanotaenia boesemani isolate fMelBoe1 chromosome 2, fMelBoe1.pri, whole genome shotgun sequence genome contains these proteins:
- the smurf2 gene encoding E3 ubiquitin-protein ligase SMURF2: MSNQGVRRNGPVKLRLTVLCAKNLVKKDFFRLPDPFAKVVVDGSGQCHSTDTVRNTLDPKWNQHYDLYIGKSDSITISVWNHKKIHKKQGAGFLGCVRLLSNAINRLKDTGYQRLDLNKLSPNDSDTVRGQIVVSLQSRDRIGTGGPVVDCSRLFDNDLPDGWEERRTASGRIQYLNHITRTTQWERPTRPASEYSSPGRPLSCIVDENTPISTNGATPTTALPPGDQRAQERRVRSQRHRNYMSRTHLHTHPDLPEGYEQRTTQQGQVYFLHTQTGVSTWHDPRVPRDLSNVNCEELGPLPPGWEIRNTATGRVYFVDHNNRTTQFTDPRLSANLHLVLNPSPNGSRGGIESQNVSRQNQMKDQAQQALVSPSQLPEEAECLTVPKYKRDLVQKLKILRQELSQQQPQAGHCRIEVSREEIFEESYRQVMKMRPKDLWKRLMVKFRGEEGLDYGGVAREWLYLLSHEMLNPYYGLFQYSRDDIYTLQINPDSAVNPEHLSYFHFVGRIMGMAVFHGHYIDGGFTLPFYKQLLGKPITLDDMESVDPDLHNSLVWILDNDITGVLDHTFCVEHNAYGEIIQHELKPNGKSIPVTQDTKKEYVRLYVNWRFLRGIEAQFLALQKGFNEVIPQHLLKAFDEKELELIVCGLGKIDINDWKSNTRLKHCTPDSNIVKWFWKAVESFDEERRARLLQFVTGSSRVPLQGFKALQGAAGPRLFTIHQIDASTNNLPKAHTCFNRIDIPPYENYDKLYDKLLTAIEETCGFAVE, from the exons tcCTGTGTGCCAAAAACCTTGTGAAGAAGGACTTCTTCC GCCTCCCTGATCCCTTTGCCAAGGTAGTTGTGGACGGGTCAGGACAATGCCACTCTACAGACACTGTGAGGAACACGCTTGACCCCAAGTGGAACCAGCACTATGATCT atACATTGGAAAGTCGGACTCcatcaccatcagtgtgtggaATCACAAGAAGATTCATAAGAAGCAGGGTGCTGGCTTCCTGGGCTGTGTCCGCCTTCTCTCTAATGCCATCAACCGCCTTAAAGACACAGGCT aTCAGAGACTAGACTTAAACAAGTTGAGCCCCAACGACAGTGACACAGTGAGGGGTCAGATAGTAG TGAGCCTGCAGTCGAGGGACCGCATTGGCACAGGAGGTCCTGTGGTGGACTGCAGCCGTCTGTTTGACAATGATCTTCCAGATGG ctgggaggagaggaggactGCGTCTGGACGAATCCAGTACTTGAACCACATCACACGCACCACACAGTGGGAGAGGCCTACCAG GCCTGCATCAGAGTACTCCAGCCCCGGCCGACCGCTCAGCTGCATCGTAGATGAGAACACGCCCATCAGCACGAACGGCGCCACGCCCACCACAGCGTTGCCGCCCGGCGACCAGCGGGCCCAAGAGAGACGAGTCCGATCGCAAAGACATCGCAACTACATGAGCAGAACCCACCTGCACACCCATCCAGACCTTCCAGAGGGATATG AGCAAAGGACGACGCAGCAAGGCCAAGTTTACTTTCTGCACACTCAGACAGGTGTCAGCACGTGGCACGACCCCAGGGTCCCCAG AGATCTGAGTAATGTGAACTGTGAGGAACTTGGTCCTCTACCACCAGGATGGGAGATTCGGAACACCGCCACGGGAAGGGTTTACTTCGTCGACCACAACAACCGAACCACGCAGTTCACGGACCCGCGGCTCTCGGCTAACCTGCATCTAGTCTTAAA TCCAAGTCCAAACGGTTCTCGAGGAGGCATTGAAAGTCAAAATGTCAG TCGTCAGAACCAGATGAAGGATCAGGCCCAGCAGGCTCTGGTGTCCCCCAGTCAGCTCCCAGAGGAGGCAGAGTGCCTCACGGTGCCCAAGTACAAGAGGGACCTTGTTCAGAAGCTGAAGATCCTCCGTCAGGAACTGTCCCAGCAGCAGCCTCAGGCCGGCCACTGTCGCATTGAGGTGTCCCGTGAGGAGATCTTTGAA GAATCGTATCGGcaggtgatgaagatgaggccAAAGGATTTGTGGAAAAGGCTAATGGTGAAGTTTAGAGGTGAAGAAGGCCTCGACTATGGAGGAGTGGCCCG GGAGTGGCTCTACCTGCTGTCGCATGAGATGCTGAACCCATACTACGGCCTGTTCCAGTACTCACGCGATGACATCTACACGCTGCAGATTAACCCAGACTCTGCTGTCAATCCT GAGCACTtgtcttattttcattttgtgggCCGCATCATGGGGATGGCAGTGTTCCATGGCCACTACATAGACGGGGGCTTTACCTTACCCTTCTACAAACAGCTGCTGGGAAAACCCATCACATTGGACGACATGGAGTCTGTCGACCCCGACCTGCACAACAGCCTTGTTTGGATCCT GGACAATGACATCACAGGTGTGCTGGACCACACCTTCTGTGTAGAGCACAATGCTTACGGAGAGATCATCCAGCATGAACTCAAGCCCAACGGCAAAAGCATCCCGGTCACCCAGGACACCAAGAAGGAGTACGTCCGCCTCTATGTCAACTGGCGTTTTCTGCGCGGTATTGAGGCTCAGTTCTTGGCTCTGCAGAAAGGCTTCAACGAGGTCATCCCCCAACACCTGCTCAAGGCGTTTGACGAGAAGGAGCTGGAG CTGATTGTTTGCGGTTTGGGGAAAATTGACATCAACGACTGGAAGTCCAACACACGGCTTAAACACTGCACTCCAGACAGCAACATCGTCAAATGGTTCTGGAAAGCCGTGGAGTCATTCGACGAGGAGCGCAGAGCCCGGCTGCTGCAGTTTGTCACGGGATCGTCAAGAGTTCCCCTGCAAGGTTTCAAAGCCCtccaag GCGCTGCCGGCCCACGGCTCTTCACCATCCACCAGATCGATGCCAGCACCAACAACCTTCCCAAAGCTCACACCTG ttttaaCCGGATCGACATTCCTCCCTACGAGAATTATGACAAACTCTACGACAAGCTGCTCACTGCCATCGAGGAGACGTGCGGCTTCGCGGTGGAGTGA